The Moraxella nasicaprae sequence CGGTTCTGGTGCGTCGCCTGAAAAAACCCCATCAAAATCCACTCAAAACAGCCAAGTAGCAGCAACATCTTCTGTGGCACAACATAAAATCATTCCCAAGCATTTGACCGCTATCTTTGATGTGTTATCCGATACACCGCAAGATTTGGATGTATTGGTGGCGATGAGTGGCATGGCAGTGCCAACATTATTGGCTGGCTTGTTGGAGCTTGAAATCTTGGGGGTTTTGGTGCAGATTGGAGGGCGTTATGCCAAAGCCTAAGCATTATTTTCATCAGGATAATTTGCCTCAGTTGTTGGCATTTTTGCGTGCTGGCGGTGTGTTGGCTTATCCTAGCGAAAGCGTTTGGGGGTTGGGCTGTGATGCAAGCGATGAGCAAGCATTGCAACGCATTGTGACACTTAAACAACGAGATTTGGGCAAGGGTTTGATTGTTTTGACCGACCAAGCCAAGAGGCTAAAATCAGCTTTATCAGACGAGTTGATTGAGCGGCTGCAAAGCATTAGTGCAAAACATATGTTGCAACAAGGTCGAGCCAGCACTTGGCTTGTTCCAATGCCAACCAAAGTCATCAATCCACTGTTGATGGGGGATTTTGGGACGCTGGCAGTTCGCATCACACCACACCCGATTCTGGCAAACATTTGCCAACATTTGGTCAGTGATGTCAATCCTTATGGTTTTTTAGTGTCCACCAGTTGCAATCCATCAGGACAAAACCCTGCCACAAGCCTACAAGAGGCGTATGACTATTTTGGCGAAGAGGTTGGCTATCTTGATGTCCAAAGTTTGGGTTTTAAGCAACCAAGCCAAATCATTGATTTGATGACAGGCAAGGTTTTTCGTTAAAAGTCAATCAGTTATCCAAGACCGCTTACCCTGTGGTTACCAAAAAAATGTTTCACATGGAACTTTAAGATTTATTTTTTGTTGGTTAAAAAGCCATAAATCACCAGCACAATCATCGCACCAATGACCGAAAATACCCAATAGGCAAATCCAGCCGTCGCATTAGCACCAACCAATCCTGCTAATAGCGAGCCAATATAAGCTCCCACAATGCCTAAAATGATGGTAAAAATCCAGCCCATGCTGTCATTGCCTGGTTTTATACTAAATTCACTTTAAAACCCTACAAATCTATGCTAAAATATCGCTATTATGGCATATTCAATAGAACTTAAACAAAAGGCCTTAGCCTACTTAGAGCAGTGTGGTAATATTAGCACAGTTTGTACTGCTTACAACATTTCAAGAAGCACCTTGTATGCTTGGATTAAAAAACAAGAACAAGGTGATTTGTCCTGTCAAAGTGGTGGCAATCGTGGTGTTAAAGTGGACAGAAATAAGCTTAAAACTTATGTAGAGCAAAACCCTGATGCTTACTTGTATGAAATTGCTGAAGTTTTTAATTGTGGTACAAGTACCATCTTTTATGCTTTACGCTCTCTTGGTATTACCCATAAAAAAAGACCACAAGTTACAAAGAACAAGACCCAAACAAAATCAAAGACTATCAAGACAGGCTAAAACAGTTACAAAGCATACAAGACTACGAGCTTGTTTATGTAGATGAAACTGGTATTGACACTTACCTACACCGCACCCACGCCAGAAGTTTAAAGGGTCAAAAAGTCTATGATAAGGTGAGTGGTAAATATTATCAACGCATATCATTGGTTGCTGGACAAATTGGTAACAAAGCCAAAAACTTGATTGCTCCACTTATCTATCAAAACACAATGGTAAGCAACTTATTTGAAACTTGGTTTGAACAAATGCTTCTACCTAGCCTTGACAACCACGCCAAGCAAACAGGTAGACCTTGTATCATCATCTTAGATAATGCAAGATTTCATAGAATGAAGCAGTTACAGGTACTTGCTAATAACACAACATGCAAACATGTTATCTTGCCACTCCCACCTTATTCACCTAACCTAAACCCCATAGAACACACTTGGGCAACTATTAAGAGATGGCTTAGAAGTCATCTGTCAAAGTTTGAGAGTATTGAAGGTGGGCTGATGTCTTATTTTGAGTTGAATTGAGTATAATAGACGAGCCAATAGTCCAACCAAAAATCCTACAATGATGGTTTTAATCATGTTTGTGCCTCATTTTTTTATCTATGATGTCTTGATTATACGGATTTTTTTGTTCTTGTGGGTTGTTTGTCTGTAACAATAGTCATCATAGGATTGGTTCTTTTGCAATAAAAAACGCCCCAAACGGAGCGTTTTATTGTGTTAGGTTTTATCTACGGTCTCGATGACATTCAACCCAAAGCCTGACAGGGCATTAAATTTGACAGGGCTGGATAATAAACGCATGTTCTTGACGCCTAAGTGTTTTAGGATTTGAGCACCAACACCGATGGTTTGGTACATTTCTCGGCGGATATGCACAGGTTTTGGGGTTGGGTTTTTGATGGCGGTAAAGGCATCGGCAAGCTGCATATCATCGCCATGCCCAATCCATACAAACACACCATGTTTGGCTTGGCTAAGCTCTTGCAAGGCGTTTTGAATGTTCCATTGGCTACCGCCTGTATGGATACCAAACAAATCTTTCATGGGCGAAAAGCTATGCACACGCACGGTACTGACTTCGTTGTCGTCAGGCGTGCCTTTGACAAAAGCTAGATGTGTGTCGGTTGAGCCAAATTCAGTAAATCGGTAGGCGGTAAATTGTCCATATTGGCTGTCGATGTCAAAATGCTCCACTTCACTGACGGTCTGTTCGGTTGCCATGCGATATTCAATCAAATCGGCAATCGTGCCAATCTTAATGCCATGTTCTTTGGCAAAAATTTCCAAATCATCACGGCGAGCCATTTCGCCATCTGGTTTAATAATCTCGACAATCACCGCCGCAGGTTCAAGTCCTGCCAAGCGTGCCAAGTCACACCCTGCCTCCGTATGCCCTGCACGATGCAAGACACCGCCTTGTCTTGCCATGATGGGAAAGATGTGTCCTGGCTGAACGATGTCGGTGGGCTTGGCGTTTGGGGCGACTGCTGCCAAAATGGTGGTGGCACGGTCAGAGGCTGAAATGCCAGTCGTCACCCCTTCGGCGGCTTCGATGGATAGTGTGAAATTGGTGCTAAATTTTGCACCGTTTTTATCACTCATCAAAGGTAGGTCAAGTTGCTTGCAGCGTTCTTCGGTGAGCGTCAAGCACACCAAGCCACGAGCGTGAGTAATCATAAAATTGATGTCTGATGGCTTGACATGGGTTGCCGCCATGATGATGTCGCCTTCGTTTTCACGCCCTTCATCGTCCATCAAAATGACCATTTTGCCTTGTTTGATGTCTTCGATAATCTCGCGAATGTTATTTAGTGCCATAATAATCTCATTGTGTTTGGGTGGTTAATTGATGGGGTTTTTTGTCAATTTTTAAAGGTGTGATTTTGTTTGAGCCAGTTGATGAAAGCAAAACTTGCCTGTTCCTTTTGATTATCGGCAAATTCATAAAAACGCACACCAGACAAATGCTCTGGCAGGTATTGCTGAGGGTAATAATGATTGGGGTAATCATGCGGATAGACATAATCCACCCCATAGCCCTCTTGTTTCATCAGTTTGGTTACACCATTTCTTAGGTGTAATGGAACAGGTGACTGGTCGGTCTGGGCAACTGCCATTGCCTGATTGATGGCGTTGTAGCTGGTATTGGATTTTGGACTATTGGCAAGATAAATCGCCACCTGCCCTAGTATGATTCTTGCCTCTGGCATGCCAATGGACTGCACAGAACGCAAGGCGGTATCTGCCAGCAATAGAGCATTTGGATTGGCAAGTCCGATGTCTTCGCTGGCGGCAATCACCAGTCTTCGAGCGATAAAAGCAGGGTCTTCGCCAGCGGTCAGCATTCGTGCCAGCCAATATACAGCGGCATCAGCGTCTGAGCCACGAATGGATTTAATCATCGCAGAGACGATGTCATAGTGATTATCGCCTGATTTGTCATATCGCACCAAAGATTGTCCTGCCACTTTGGCGGTGCTTTGATTATTAATGATGATGGGTTCTGGGGCGGTGCAGATGAGTTCTAGTAGATTTAAGACTCGCCTACCATCGCCTTGTGATAAATCAATCAAGGCGGTCAAGTCATCAATGATGATTTGTCGGTGTTTTAAAATCTCATCATGAGCGATGGTATGCTTGACCAGCTTAGTAATGTCATCAGCATCAAGTGGTTTTAGGCGATATACCTGACAACGAGAAAGTAGTGCGTTATTGACGCTAAACGATGGATTTTCGGTGGTTGCCCCAATAAAAGTAATCTGCCCTGTTTCGACCGCTTGCAATAACGCATCTTGCTGGGCTTTATTAAAACGATGAATTTCATCGACAAATACCACAGGCGGCTCAAAGAACAAGCCATCATCGCCATCAAGCACTTCTCTAAGTTCTTTTACGCCTGAGGATATGGCAGATAAGGGGCGAAAAGGACGACCGACCGCTTGTGCCAGTAGCATTGCCAGCGTGGTTTTACCAATCCCTGCTGAGCCGTGCAAAATCATCGATGGCAAAAACTTTTGTCTGATGATGTTGGTAATGGGGGCATCATCGCCCAGCAGGTGTTGCTGTCCGACAATGTCATCAATACGCTTGGGTCGCATGCGTTCAGCTAGGGGTTGTTGGCTCATCATGATGTGCGTGGGATAAAAATTTGTGTTATTTTAGCACAATTTATCGTATTTTTTGTGTTTGATGACTTGTCAGAATGTATGACGATTTTTATAATGGATTTTATTTTTTTAATGCCAAATATGCCACGATTCATCAAACAAGACAGAGCCTTGACCATAGGCGAACAGCAGCTTGCACGCAGCGTTTTTGGCGATGCCATACAGCTTGAACAAGTTCGCCTAAAAACCGCTTGTTGGGTGATAAAGGGTTATGCTGTTTCTCCTAATGGGCATATTTATTTTCATACACAGGATTTTTGTGCAGATTTTAGCGTTCAGTCGTTACAAATCAGAGCGTGGCTGATTCACGAATTGACCCATGTTTGGCAGGTGCAACAGGGTAAGCAGGTGTTTTGGCGAGCGTTATTTAATCGCAGATACCGTTATCGTTTGGGTAAGCGATTTGAGCAATACGGCATTGAGCAACAAGCTCACATGGTTGAAGAATATTACATTCGCCGTGAGATGGGCAAAAATTGCGATGCTTGGCGGGCGTGTTTACCGTTTTTGGCGTGACAAAATCATCAGATTGATAATAGCGATACAAAAACATTTGAGTTTACAAGTGTTTTTTCTTATAATGGCATGATATATTGATGCGATTTAGGGATAATTTGATGAAATTTTCGTATGTATCTTTGATGATTGGGGCGTTGCTTGGTACGCAAGCCTTAGCACAAGATTTTAGCCAGATGGTGATTTTTGGCGATAGCTTATCAGACACTGGCAGGCTTAAAGACATCGTCACACAGGTCAATCCCACTTTTGGCAATGCACTACAAGAGTCCTTCACCACCAATCCTGACCCTGTGTGGGCAAGGGTGTTGGCAAGCAATTTGAGCACCAAAGCCGATGCCAACACCACCGCCAATCCTGCTGGCACAAACTATGCAGTTGGTGGAGCCAGATCTGGCAGTGAAGTTAATTGGAATGGCGTGATTAGCGTTCCTTCGACCAGTAAACAGATTGGTACTTATCTTAGCCAGCACCAAAATAAAGCAGACCCTAATGCTTTATATGCGGTATGGATTGGCTCTAATGATTTGATTGCCGCTGCCCAAGCAGGTAGCACCAATGAGGCTTTGGTGGCGATTTCTTCTTCGGCACAGGCAACTTATCAAGACATTTTGACCCTGCATCAAGCTGGGGCAAAGTATGTTTTGGTGCCAAATGTGCCTGACATTAGCCTAACACCACGAGTGCTGTTTGCCGAAAAAGTGCTTGGTTTAACTGGCACGGCACAAAAATCTAGGACTGCCGCCAAACTTTATAATGATAAGCTGTATCAGCAGCTTAATCAATCTGACATCAATGTCATTTCTGCCAATACTTTTGGTTTGCTTCAAGAAGTTGCTGGCAATCCTACTGATTTTGGCTTCAAAAATACCAGCAGCGTGGCGTGCCAGATGCCAAATCGCACCACAGGAGCAGATGACCCGCTTTCGACTTCTTTGGCGTGCACACCTGCCAATCTGGTAGCAGCCGATGCCAATGAGACCCACCTGTTTGCTGATGATATTCACCCTACTGGACGCACGCACCGTATTTTGGCACAGTATTATCAATCCATCATTGATGCACCAGCCGCCATGGCAAAACTGACGAATGTGGTGACTGATGATGGACAAAGATTTGGGCAAAAACTGTACCAACAAATGAATACATTGACCGATGGTCAGGCGAATTGGTGGATTGATGGCGATGTGGTTAAATTGGATAATGGCTTAATATCCAGTCAAGGCACGCCCACGATGGTTGCTGTTGGAGCAAGTTTTGCCACTGATAACGGACATATTGGTGCTTATGCAAAACACGGTCAGCATCAGTACACACTAAGCCCCACCACCAAAGCAGATATTGACCAAACAGGGGTTGGTGTGTATGCTAAGCAGACTTTTGGTAAAGCCATCATCAATGCCCAAGCTGGTGTATCTCGCCTAGATGCCAAGACCGACCGCAGTATTGCTTGGGAGGGTCAGGCTCGCCATCATCAGGCTTGGGGGCGTGGCAGTCATACGCACGCAGGTCTAAGAGTGGCGTATCAGCTTGGGTCTGATAAGCTAAACTATCGCCCTTATGTGGGGGTGCTTGCCCAGCAGGTTGTCATCAAGGATTTGGTGGAAGACCAAAGTCATTTGTCCACAGCGATGCGATTTGACACCCAAGAATACAACTCACTACAAGGTGAGCTTGGTGTGGCGGCAGATTATCAGCTTAATGACAAAATCGCCATCAATACAGGCGTGGGCTATACGCATGAATTTCATGATGACGACCGCCAGATTGGAGCATCTTTGACTTCCTTGCCGTACAAAGGCTTTGTTTTGCCCACCACCAAAGATAAGAATGATGGTATCTATGCCCATCTTGGGGCAAATGCTCGCTTGACGGCTTCAACATCACTGAATCTGGGCGTGCTTGCCAACCGTGCTGATGATAAGCATGGCGTGGGTGGATTTATTGGACTACAAGGCGTATTTTGATGACACAAAACCCCTAAGCATCACTTAGGGGTTTGTTTTTTGGCATGATACAAATTTAGTCTTTGACCGCCATCGTGATGGTGTAGGTCTTGCCTTGTTTGATTTTGTCGCTATTACCAAATACTTCGGTAAAAGAGCGTTTCATAAAATCTCGCAAGCCGTTGATGGTCACCACATAAAATCTAGCACCGCTTTGCATACGCTCATAAGCGTCCAGCAGATACAGATAGTGCTGTTCCTTGCTGGCTTTGGCAGGTAGATTGCTCATCACAAGGCTAAATTTTTTGTCCATTGGCACTTCACGAAAGCCATTTGAGAGTTGGACTTGGGTGTTGGTTAAGCCGTTTTTTTGGCAGTTGAGCTTGGCGTACTCCACCGCCACAAAGTCTTTATCGATGAGTAAATGCTGACCATTTGGGCATTCACGAGCGGCTGTCATGCCAAGCACGCCATAGCCACAACCTAAGTCAATGCTGTCATCATCAGATTGAAAATCAATATAATCAAGCAACATCAGACTGCCCTCGTCCAACTTTTCGGGGCTAAAAATCCCCCAAGTGCTGACAAAGTCAAACGGCTTACCAAGCACTTCTTGGCGAAAGCTGATGTCGCCTCGCCATTGTTTGGCACGAGCAAGTAGGTCTGGATTGATTTGGTGCATATAAATTCCTTGATAAATAAGCCAAATTATAACACAAAAGCCCTAGTCTTGGGCGTACTGCACCATCAATTCTCGCCTGCCAATATTGGTCTGCCCAATGATGGGGCTAATGCTGGCAAGCTGGCGTTTGATTCTTTGGCTGATGGCATTGGCTGTTGCTATCGTGTTTGCATCAATATTGGGGTCTGATTGACCAAATAAATAGCCATCCAACAGTCTTTGGGCGTGCATGCCTTCTCGGCAATGATTTAGTACGCCCAAATGAGCATCGCCAAACAAAGTACCAACCATTGTGCTTTCGGCAAGAGCGATGCCTAATGCACCATCTTCTCCGCCAAATTGGCGAAATAATGTATCGGTAGGAAAGCCACCGCACGCCAAAAATAATCCTTTGCGAAACACGGTATTGCCAGCCCCTGTCATTTGGGCAATGTCCCAGACTTTGGCAAAATTTGGGTGCTGATGATAGCGGTCTGCCAGATTGATGGGAATCAGTTTGAGTCGGATAAGACTTAGGTTTGGTAATTGGGCAAATACTTGTGGCACGATGTCTAAGGCAGATGGCTGATATTCATCGTCAGCGTCTAAAAATGCCACCAAGTCCGCCTCACTGTGCAGGACACCCCAATTTCTGGCAAGAGCGACACCGCCATTGGTGGGTAGGTGTAATGCTTTGATTTTATTGGGAAATTTTTTGGCAAACTCATCAATCATGGTGGCGGTATCGTCCGATGAGCCATCATTGATGAGTATGATGCGTTGGCAGGCGGCTTGGTGCAGCACGCTTGACACGGCACGATTTAGGGTGGATTGTGCATTATAACAAGGAATGATGACATCAAGCGTTGGCGTGTCCATGTTATCCTCTTGGGTGGTGAGTGGCGTGAAGTTGTTGCAGGCGTGCGGTGGCGACATGGGTATAAATCTGCGTGGTGGATAAATCGCTATGACCCAGTAGTAGCTGCACACTGCGTAAATCAGCACCGTGATTGACCAGATGAGTGGCAAAAGCGTGTCGTAAAGTGTGTGGCGAGATATGACTGGTAATGCCTGCGATTAGGGCGTATTTTTTGATGATGTGCCAAAAATTATGCCGTGTCATGTAGCCACCATGCTCGCTCAAAAACACTGCCTGACAGTCTTTTTTGCCCAGTAAAAATCCTGCACGATGTGGTAGATAGCGATGTAAAGCATCGATGGCATAGTCGCCCAATGGCACAAGGCGAGTTTTATTGCCCTTGCCTGTGATGCGAATCCAGCCTGCATTAAGATTAAGCTCATCTAGGGATAAATTCACCAGCTCGCTGACTCGTAATCCACAAGCATACAGCACTTCTAGCATTGCTTTATCTCTTAGACCCAAAGCGGTGCTGACATCAGGAGCTAACAAGAGTGTTTCGATGTCTTGTTCGGATAGGGATTTTGGCAATGCCATGCCTAGTTTTGGGCTTTTGATGTGCTGGCAGGGATTGTCCTGCCTTTGGTCTTGTTCAATTTGCCACAAAAAAAATCGCCGCAAACTTGCCAATAGCCGTGCGATGGATTTGGGGGATTTATTGTCTTGCTTGGCAAGGGTTAGACAGCTGATGACTTGGCTTTCTTGCCATTGAGACAAAGGGAGCTGATGTTGTTTGATGCACCATCGCAAGTCTTGCAAATAGGCATTTCTGGTTGCCACAGACAAACCCTGTGCCAGCATTGCCCCACGAAAATCACTCAGATAATCTGGGTCATCATCACACAGGACGACTTTGCTTTTGCGAGGTGTGGTGGCACGGCTCATGATTTTTTTTGTACCACATAGCGATAACTGCCATCGTCTAGGGTTTCTTGGCTGACTAGGGTATGCCCCAAATGACGACAAAAATTAGGAATGTCTCTGGTGGTGGCAGGGTCGGTTGCCAATATCTGGATATACTCACCGCCAGCAGCCTGCCTGATGGTTTTGTGCAGTAGCATTACAGGTTCTGGACAAATCAATCCTGTGGTGTCTAATTGATGATGAAAGTCTGTCATAGTGTCCAATCTTAATGATGTTGTTTGGTTGAATGGTTGTGGGTGGATTTATCTTGTAAAAAAGATAAGAATTTTTGTAAATTTACCTTAATCAAAAAAGGCATGCCAAACCAAGCAATCATCGCCAAAAATAAACTCATAAAAAAGACGATGCTTGCATTGCCAATGGCATAACTAATCAGAGCAAACGCCAAAAGTCCTACTCCTACCATCAATAGAATCAATAAAATAATCCCATCAACAATGCGATAGCGATGGAGCAAAAACAGATGATATAAACTGATGGGTATGCTGATGGCAATGAGCAAATACGGCAGATAGTGAAATGCATAATACACCACCGTGCTGTCTTTAAAGTGTGCCATCGATGCCAAAGTGCCAAAGACACAAAAGCAGATGACGGCAAGAATGCCAAGCCAAACCGTAAATTTGGCGAGCGTAAGAGCATGATTGAAAGTGTTGGTTAAGTCAGTCATCTTTGGGCGAGTCTTTGTGGTTTTTGATATAGATAGCGTGCTTGGGACTACGAAAATAGCCGTCAATCAATAAGCAGGCTGAGATGTCATCGATGGGGTCTCTTTCATCATCAATCCAGCCGTTTTCCCAAGCAATTTGTCGTGCTTCGACAGATGATAGGCGTTCATCATAGACGAAGACAGACACGGCTTGATGGCGTTCTGCCAAGCGGTGCGAAAGCCTGCGAGCAAATTTATGGGCTCGCTTGGAAATCATCGAGTCTGTACCGTCCATGTTAAGTGGCAATCCCACCAACACCTCGTGAATGCCCCAATGCTCAATGATGCCAAGCAGATTATCCCAGTCGGCAGGCTGTCCATTATCCATCGCTAAGATGTCAAATGGGCGAGCGTCTTGGGTTAGGCTGTTGCCCAGTGCCATGCCCATTTTTTTGACACCGTAGTCTAGGGCGAGTATCAAAGTTGGATTGTTCATTTAGGCACTCCCAATATGGTCAATCATCATGTGGCGATGAATGCCGATTTTGTCGTAGATGCAAGCCAATCTGTCTTTGGCATCGATGGCAAATATGGTGGATAAATCAGCAGGATAAGCCAACCAATCGCCATTGGCAATCTCTTGGTCTAATTGTCCTTTGCCCCAATTACAATACCCCATGCACAGCAGATAATGCTTGACTCGGTCAAGGCTGATGTCTTCTAAGATGTCTTTGCTGGTGGTCAGGCAGATATTTTCTGAAATGGCAAACGATGATTTATAATCAGGCAACCCTGTGTGTAGCACAAAGCCAGCTTCGCCTCGCACAGGACCGCCATTCATCGCTGGTGTGTTCATGGTGGTTTGGCTGGTGAACAAATCTAACTCGCTAAGCAGTCCGCCAACGCTGGCATCTAGGGGTTGATTGATGATAAATCCCCAAGCACCATCTGTGTTGTGCTTGCAAATATAGATGAGCGTGTCAATAAATCGCTCATCGTCCATTTGAATGCTGGGTGCTAAAAAATGATGAGTGAGTTGTTTAGTCATGATTACTCTGATGGAAATTTTGTAGCTCTTCTAGGGGAATGTTGGCAGTCATCTCATCAGCGTGCCTGATGTCGTTTAGCAGGCTTTTGACATGAGCCTTAGTGGCTTCGGTGATGTTCACACCGCCTGACATGCGAGCCAGTTCATCAATCTGGGCATCGTCTGTGATGATTTGCATGTTGCTGACGGTTTGCTCCCCGTGTTCTTTATGTACCAAAATATGACGATGAGCAGCAGCAGCAACTTGGGCTTGATGAGTGATGGCAAGCAGCTGTTGATGTTTGCCCAAACGACGCAGCAGCTCGCCCACCACCTGTGCTGTCCCGCCACTGATACCAACATCAACCTCGTCAAACACCAGCGTTGGCGTGTGATATTCGCCACTACCAGCCACCATCACTTGCATCACCAAAGCAATGCGAGACAGCTCGCCCCCTGAGGCGACTTTGTGTAAGGGTTGTAGTGGCATGCCCACATTGGCACTAAATAGTAGTGCGATGTCATATTTGCCATGTGCATTGTAGTGTTCGGCAGGTTTTTGATTAAAGGCAAATTCGCAGCGAGCATTAGGCAAAGCCAGAGGTAGCAGTCGAGCTTCTAGCCGTTCGCAGATATCTGGGGCAATGTTGATGCGAGCCTCATCAAGTGCATTGGCAGCGGTCAGATAGGCTTGATACGCTGCTTGAACCTGTGCGTCCATCGTGTCGTTGTCGGGCAATGCACCCAATGTATCAAGCTCGGTTTGCCAATTTTGGGCATCAGCCACCAATGCTTTGATGGGGGTGTGGTATTTATTGGATAATCTGTGAGCTAGACTAATCAGTGTATTTAGTTCATCTAGTCTTGCCTCATCTGGCAGTTGCTGCTCAGCATAATCGTACAGCTTGGCGGCTGCCTCGTTGATATGCTCTTGGGCGACAGATAGGATATGGCTACACTCATTGAAGGTTTTGCTACCAGCATTGTTGTCACAAATCTTCATCGCACGAGCCAGCAAGCTGGACACGCTTGGCGTGTCATTGTCATTATCTAACAAAACCGCAGATTCGACTGCTTCACGCATCAGATGTTCAAGATTTGACAGCTCATCGTATTCTGCTTCGATGTCATCAAAATTCACCAAAAGCAGTGGTTCGATGTCAGCCAGCTTGGCGGATAATAGTGCCATGCGGTCAGCTCTTTGGGCGGACTGGCTTTTGGCTTCATCGGCTTGTTTTTTTAGGGTTTGATAATGATGAAAAGCGGTTTTG is a genomic window containing:
- the xerD gene encoding site-specific tyrosine recombinase XerD, whose amino-acid sequence is MSRATTPRKSKVVLCDDDPDYLSDFRGAMLAQGLSVATRNAYLQDLRWCIKQHQLPLSQWQESQVISCLTLAKQDNKSPKSIARLLASLRRFFLWQIEQDQRQDNPCQHIKSPKLGMALPKSLSEQDIETLLLAPDVSTALGLRDKAMLEVLYACGLRVSELVNLSLDELNLNAGWIRITGKGNKTRLVPLGDYAIDALHRYLPHRAGFLLGKKDCQAVFLSEHGGYMTRHNFWHIIKKYALIAGITSHISPHTLRHAFATHLVNHGADLRSVQLLLGHSDLSTTQIYTHVATARLQQLHATHHPRG
- the tusA gene encoding sulfurtransferase TusA, coding for MTDFHHQLDTTGLICPEPVMLLHKTIRQAAGGEYIQILATDPATTRDIPNFCRHLGHTLVSQETLDDGSYRYVVQKKS
- the ruvX gene encoding Holliday junction resolvase RuvX; amino-acid sequence: MNNPTLILALDYGVKKMGMALGNSLTQDARPFDILAMDNGQPADWDNLLGIIEHWGIHEVLVGLPLNMDGTDSMISKRAHKFARRLSHRLAERHQAVSVFVYDERLSSVEARQIAWENGWIDDERDPIDDISACLLIDGYFRSPKHAIYIKNHKDSPKDD
- a CDS encoding YqgE/AlgH family protein, whose translation is MTKQLTHHFLAPSIQMDDERFIDTLIYICKHNTDGAWGFIINQPLDASVGGLLSELDLFTSQTTMNTPAMNGGPVRGEAGFVLHTGLPDYKSSFAISENICLTTSKDILEDISLDRVKHYLLCMGYCNWGKGQLDQEIANGDWLAYPADLSTIFAIDAKDRLACIYDKIGIHRHMMIDHIGSA
- the recN gene encoding DNA repair protein RecN; this encodes MLISLTLQNLALIDHKEISFDERFNVITGETGAGKSLILDALSLCAGERADSGIIRHGADEASVFGEFDITDNPQVADWFAQHDRVLEEDTLLIRRKISNQGRSKSWINGVPASISELKSLGSILVNIHSQHAGLELLKPQFVVDWLDRIGELGELKSATKTAFHHYQTLKKQADEAKSQSAQRADRMALLSAKLADIEPLLLVNFDDIEAEYDELSNLEHLMREAVESAVLLDNDNDTPSVSSLLARAMKICDNNAGSKTFNECSHILSVAQEHINEAAAKLYDYAEQQLPDEARLDELNTLISLAHRLSNKYHTPIKALVADAQNWQTELDTLGALPDNDTMDAQVQAAYQAYLTAANALDEARINIAPDICERLEARLLPLALPNARCEFAFNQKPAEHYNAHGKYDIALLFSANVGMPLQPLHKVASGGELSRIALVMQVMVAGSGEYHTPTLVFDEVDVGISGGTAQVVGELLRRLGKHQQLLAITHQAQVAAAAHRHILVHKEHGEQTVSNMQIITDDAQIDELARMSGGVNITEATKAHVKSLLNDIRHADEMTANIPLEELQNFHQSNHD